A part of Pirellulales bacterium genomic DNA contains:
- a CDS encoding ABC transporter ATP-binding protein: protein MKNFFRVLRLTLRYRWSLAAAMISAVVVALLWGANIGGLYPIVQVIFRGQSLQTWIDSEIHDSEGRIAKWEADDAQLLKDLPTLPPEQQRATTVQLAGNESQIATEKDFLEHRQRWKPFIDRYLPNDPFQTLVLIVAVLMVATAVKDLFLVMSSILVDRLMHLSTMALRKQFYRRTLQLDLAGFGESHSSELMSRFTYDVESVAGGVQTLLGRTVLEPLKMLVCLVGAAWICWRLLVVSLVIAPLAAYLINRLGKTLKRANRRAMEEMSQLYTILQESFGGIKVVKAFTMERYERRRLHYNSKQFFRRAMKIARYDALSHPIVEVMGVATICLAILTGAYLVLNQETHLFGIRMSDRPLGLASLLVFYGMLVGASDPARKMSEVFNRLQRASAAADRIYQMYDREPTVRNPARPKTVRRHCRDLVFDQVAFAYVPDQPVLDEIDLRIPFGESLAIVGPNGCGKTTLANLIPRFFDPASGSIQLDGVDLRELRLRDLRRQIGIVTQEPLLFDDTVFNNIRYGAPDATADQVYSAAKQAHAHRFIETRLEHGYDTYVGQLGGRVSGGQRQRIALARAILRDPAILILDEATSQIDLESEQLIHKVLEQFKRDRTTILITHRLATLALADRILVMQAGRIADIGTHDQLLGRCELYRRLHQIQFREIA, encoded by the coding sequence ATGAAGAACTTCTTTCGAGTGCTCCGCCTGACTCTGCGGTATCGCTGGAGCCTGGCGGCCGCAATGATCAGCGCCGTGGTGGTCGCCCTGCTGTGGGGAGCGAATATCGGCGGGCTGTACCCCATCGTGCAGGTCATCTTTCGCGGCCAGTCGTTGCAGACGTGGATCGACTCCGAAATCCACGATTCCGAGGGCCGGATCGCCAAATGGGAAGCGGACGACGCCCAGCTTCTCAAAGATTTGCCCACGCTCCCGCCAGAGCAGCAGCGCGCGACGACCGTTCAATTGGCGGGAAATGAATCGCAAATCGCGACCGAAAAGGATTTTCTCGAGCACCGCCAGCGATGGAAGCCATTCATCGACCGTTACCTGCCCAATGATCCGTTTCAAACGCTGGTCCTGATTGTCGCTGTCCTAATGGTCGCCACTGCCGTGAAGGACCTGTTCCTGGTGATGAGTTCAATCCTCGTCGATCGGCTGATGCACCTCTCGACGATGGCGCTGCGCAAGCAATTCTATCGCCGCACGTTGCAATTGGATTTGGCCGGCTTCGGCGAGAGTCATTCGAGCGAGTTGATGAGCCGCTTCACGTACGACGTCGAGAGCGTCGCGGGGGGCGTACAGACGCTGCTCGGCCGGACCGTGCTCGAGCCGCTCAAGATGCTGGTTTGCCTCGTTGGCGCCGCCTGGATTTGCTGGCGGCTGCTCGTGGTCTCGCTCGTGATCGCTCCATTGGCGGCGTACCTGATCAACCGGCTCGGAAAAACGCTCAAGCGGGCCAATCGCCGCGCGATGGAAGAAATGTCGCAGCTTTATACGATCCTTCAGGAATCGTTCGGCGGGATCAAAGTGGTGAAGGCGTTCACGATGGAGCGCTACGAACGGCGGCGGTTGCATTACAACAGCAAGCAATTCTTCCGCCGCGCGATGAAGATCGCCCGCTACGACGCTCTCAGCCATCCCATCGTGGAGGTGATGGGGGTGGCCACGATCTGCCTGGCGATTCTCACCGGCGCCTATCTGGTGCTCAATCAGGAGACGCATCTGTTCGGCATTCGGATGAGCGATCGCCCGCTGGGCCTCGCCAGCTTGCTCGTGTTCTACGGGATGCTGGTCGGGGCGAGCGATCCGGCCCGAAAGATGTCCGAGGTTTTCAACCGGCTGCAACGGGCCTCCGCCGCGGCCGACCGAATTTATCAGATGTATGATCGGGAGCCGACCGTGCGGAATCCAGCGCGGCCGAAAACGGTCCGCCGCCATTGCCGCGACTTGGTCTTCGATCAAGTCGCGTTTGCCTATGTCCCAGACCAGCCGGTGCTCGACGAAATCGATCTGCGGATTCCGTTCGGCGAGTCGCTGGCGATCGTCGGCCCGAACGGTTGCGGGAAGACGACGCTGGCGAATCTGATCCCGCGATTCTTCGACCCGGCAAGCGGCTCGATCCAGCTCGACGGCGTCGATCTCCGCGAGCTGCGGCTGCGCGATTTGCGGCGGCAGATCGGCATCGTCACGCAGGAGCCGCTCCTATTCGACGACACCGTGTTCAACAACATTCGCTACGGGGCACCAGACGCCACGGCAGACCAAGTCTACAGCGCCGCCAAACAAGCCCACGCCCATCGGTTCATTGAAACGCGCTTGGAGCATGGCTACGATACGTACGTCGGCCAGCTTGGCGGTCGAGTCTCCGGCGGGCAGCGGCAGCGGATCGCGCTCGCCCGAGCCATCCTTCGCGATCCGGCGATCCTGATCCTAGACGAAGCCACGAGCCAGATCGATTTGGAAAGCGAGCAACTGATCCACAAAGTGCTCGAGCAATTCAAACGCGACCGGACGACGATCCTGATCACGCACCGTCTGGCTACGCTGGCCTTGGCTGATCGGATTCTGGTGATGCAAGCCGGCCGAATCGCAGACATCGGCACGCATGACCAACTGCTGGGCCGTTGCGAACTCTATCGCCGGCTCCACCAGATTCAGTTTCGCGAGATCGCGTGA
- a CDS encoding NHL repeat-containing protein, translating into MLSNVSRLNLKHAILDGLLLAWLAIAAGGCTGSPGSAGDLDKVWGRHGISEGRFVKPRAIAIDSSDHLYIVDMTARIQVFDADGNYLRQWETPVHDNGRPTGLNFDHDGNLLVADTHYFQLLIYSPDGNLLRKIGGTSGHGPGEFGFVTNAVEGKDGCYYIGEYGEYDRIQKFTHDGRFLLQWGSHGDQPGQFVRPQSLDIDDQGRVWVADAANHRVQVFDGQGKLQFLWGHEGAAPGELSYPYGLKLDGQGHVYICEYGNSRIQKFTLDGKSLACWGSCGRAPGQLYNPWGLVRDSQGRIHIVDSSNHRVQRIRL; encoded by the coding sequence ATGTTATCGAACGTATCGCGCCTCAACTTGAAACATGCAATTCTCGACGGATTGCTCCTCGCCTGGCTGGCAATCGCCGCGGGCGGCTGCACTGGCTCGCCAGGTTCGGCCGGAGATTTGGACAAAGTCTGGGGCCGGCATGGAATCTCCGAAGGGCGGTTCGTCAAGCCGCGGGCAATCGCCATCGATTCGAGCGACCACCTTTACATCGTCGATATGACGGCCCGCATCCAGGTGTTCGACGCCGACGGGAATTATCTGCGTCAATGGGAAACGCCCGTCCACGACAACGGCCGGCCCACTGGGCTGAACTTCGACCACGACGGAAATCTGCTCGTCGCCGACACGCACTACTTTCAGCTTCTGATCTACTCCCCCGACGGAAATCTACTCCGCAAGATCGGCGGCACCAGCGGGCACGGGCCGGGAGAATTCGGCTTCGTCACCAACGCCGTCGAAGGCAAAGATGGCTGCTACTATATTGGCGAGTACGGCGAATACGATCGGATTCAGAAGTTCACCCACGACGGCAGATTCCTGCTCCAATGGGGCAGCCACGGCGATCAGCCCGGTCAGTTCGTCCGCCCGCAAAGCTTGGACATCGACGATCAGGGCCGCGTTTGGGTGGCCGATGCCGCCAACCATCGCGTGCAAGTTTTCGACGGCCAAGGGAAGCTGCAGTTCCTCTGGGGGCACGAAGGAGCGGCCCCCGGCGAATTATCGTATCCTTACGGGCTAAAGCTGGATGGCCAAGGGCACGTCTACATCTGCGAATACGGCAATAGCCGCATCCAAAAATTCACGCTCGACGGCAAATCGCTCGCCTGCTGGGGCTCCTGCGGCCGCGCGCCGGGCCAGCTTTACAACCCCTGGGGTCTAGTGCGCGATAGTCAGGGGAGAATTCATATCGTCGATTCGAGTAACCACCGGGTCCAACGAATTCGATTGTAG
- a CDS encoding DUF1501 domain-containing protein, with translation MSFLRVPDGMTRRHFMTHLAGASAMMVPAMSFTNSVLANATDLRRRHKSCIMLWMGGGPATIDMWDLKPGQPTGGEFRNPISTSLPGLEICEHLPLMSKQMHNLAVVRSMSTKEADHNRGRYYMHTGYVPNPNIEHPSYGAVIAHELAAKVPELEIPPFVSVGGGSEGPGFLGMTWAPFVVSQNGDVRDLRMGVDQNRLQQRMAMLKTTETSFMNQVAGGDLRSLDNGGPTTPAGDHAKIIEKTIKLMTSKQMEAFKVGMEPKAVQDRYGQTGFGKGCLMARRLVELGVPFIEVDLGGWDTHANNFTTLKNQKLPELDKAFAALVADLKERSLLDDTVIVWLGEFGRTPRINGGAGRDHWARSWSVVVGGGGFKRGTVVGKTNADGTLVESEPYTSQDLMASVCKAMGISLDTTFTSNNGRPMKIANSGKVIKELFA, from the coding sequence ATGAGTTTCTTAAGAGTTCCCGACGGGATGACGCGCCGTCATTTCATGACGCACCTGGCCGGCGCTTCGGCGATGATGGTCCCGGCGATGTCATTCACCAACTCGGTGCTGGCCAATGCCACGGACCTCCGCCGCCGTCACAAGTCGTGCATCATGTTGTGGATGGGGGGCGGCCCCGCCACGATCGATATGTGGGACTTGAAGCCCGGCCAACCCACCGGCGGCGAGTTCAGGAACCCGATCAGCACCTCGCTGCCCGGCCTTGAGATCTGCGAGCACCTCCCGCTGATGTCCAAGCAGATGCACAATCTGGCCGTCGTGCGGTCGATGAGCACCAAGGAGGCCGATCACAATCGTGGCCGGTACTACATGCACACCGGCTACGTGCCCAATCCCAATATCGAGCACCCCAGCTACGGCGCGGTGATCGCGCACGAGTTGGCTGCCAAGGTGCCGGAACTCGAAATCCCGCCGTTCGTCTCCGTCGGCGGCGGCAGCGAGGGACCGGGCTTCCTGGGAATGACTTGGGCGCCGTTTGTGGTGAGCCAAAATGGCGATGTCCGCGATCTGCGGATGGGCGTCGATCAGAATCGTCTCCAACAGCGAATGGCGATGCTGAAGACCACCGAAACGAGCTTCATGAACCAAGTTGCCGGCGGGGACTTGAGATCGTTGGACAACGGCGGTCCGACAACTCCGGCCGGAGACCACGCCAAGATTATCGAAAAGACCATCAAGCTAATGACCAGTAAGCAAATGGAGGCCTTCAAGGTCGGCATGGAGCCGAAGGCAGTTCAGGATCGTTACGGCCAGACGGGATTCGGCAAGGGTTGCTTGATGGCTCGGCGGCTCGTCGAGCTGGGCGTGCCGTTCATCGAAGTGGATTTGGGCGGCTGGGACACGCACGCCAACAACTTCACGACGCTCAAGAACCAGAAGCTGCCCGAGTTGGATAAGGCATTTGCGGCCCTGGTGGCCGATTTGAAAGAGCGCAGCCTGCTCGACGACACGGTGATCGTCTGGCTCGGCGAATTCGGCCGCACCCCGCGGATCAACGGCGGCGCCGGCCGCGACCACTGGGCGCGAAGCTGGAGCGTGGTGGTCGGTGGCGGTGGATTCAAGCGCGGCACGGTGGTCGGCAAGACCAATGCCGATGGCACGTTGGTCGAGAGCGAACCCTACACCTCGCAAGACCTGATGGCGAGCGTCTGCAAAGCGATGGGCATTTCGCTCGACACCACCTTCACCAGCAACAACGGCCGGCCAATGAAGATCGCCAACAGCGGCAAGGTCATCAAGGAGCTGTTTGCCTAA
- a CDS encoding DUF1549 and DUF1553 domain-containing protein, with product MTKRQTIFHGCAGRRVAVWGLGLSGGLLAFSMWVSANAASPTTVSEELSSSSSARAGDTEKPAATASATTKPATGRVLPGSSMPQVEIINEALRKSWTDHHLTPSPWAAEGEWCRRIFLDVIGRIPSVEELNRFLGDKSANRRMNLVDRLLGKDYVEEYARNWSGIWTNLLIGRPGNKRQDERLPTDRDGMEQYLRRAFELNKPYRKMVYELVSATGATKPGEDNYNGAVNFLVGKMDDGGLQATAKTAQIFLGLSVQCTQCHDHPFNEWKQNQFWQMNAFFRQTKINKTMGPKRTVEHAVLSNQDYRGEQGGMESAEVYYEQRNGIMKVAYPIFVDGTEISRSGSLRENDRRTELAKMIVKSDYTAKAIVNRMWGHFFGYGFTKPVDDMVSNEPPSNPELLDQLAAEFSKHRYEDDGYDLKQLIRWIVLSEPYALSSRFNRTNRVDDPMLGEKPQFSHFYIRQMTAEQLYESMLTATGLDATQSENERGKSKLDWLQQFVITFGTDDGGQASTFNGSIPQTLMMFNGNMMQKATMGEKATFLDFVVNNPKLSPEAKVDYLYLAGLSRRPNMAEKAALRSDLVDLKRGEALAPYQDLWWAILNSNEFILNH from the coding sequence ATGACTAAGCGACAAACGATATTCCACGGATGCGCTGGCCGGCGAGTCGCGGTTTGGGGGCTCGGGCTCAGTGGCGGGCTATTGGCGTTTTCGATGTGGGTTTCAGCCAATGCTGCCTCTCCGACCACCGTTTCAGAGGAACTCTCGAGCAGCTCGAGTGCGAGGGCGGGCGACACGGAAAAGCCGGCCGCCACTGCGAGTGCGACGACTAAGCCCGCGACGGGCCGAGTCTTGCCTGGATCGAGCATGCCGCAAGTCGAGATCATCAACGAGGCGCTGCGGAAGAGTTGGACCGATCATCATCTCACCCCATCCCCTTGGGCCGCCGAAGGGGAATGGTGCCGGCGCATCTTTCTCGACGTTATTGGGCGTATTCCGAGCGTCGAGGAGTTGAATCGCTTCCTGGGAGATAAATCGGCTAATCGCCGGATGAATTTGGTCGATCGTTTGCTCGGCAAGGATTACGTCGAGGAATATGCCCGCAATTGGAGTGGCATTTGGACGAACCTGCTGATCGGGCGTCCCGGGAACAAGCGCCAAGATGAACGGCTCCCGACGGATCGTGATGGGATGGAGCAGTACCTGCGGCGGGCGTTCGAATTGAACAAGCCCTATCGCAAGATGGTCTATGAATTAGTCTCCGCCACCGGCGCGACCAAGCCCGGCGAAGACAACTACAACGGCGCCGTGAACTTCCTCGTCGGCAAAATGGACGATGGCGGGCTCCAGGCCACCGCCAAGACGGCGCAGATCTTTCTCGGGCTCTCGGTGCAATGCACCCAATGCCACGATCATCCATTCAACGAATGGAAGCAGAACCAATTCTGGCAGATGAATGCCTTCTTCCGGCAGACCAAAATCAACAAGACGATGGGCCCGAAGCGAACGGTTGAGCACGCGGTGCTTTCCAATCAAGATTACCGCGGCGAGCAGGGAGGGATGGAGTCGGCCGAAGTCTACTACGAGCAGCGCAACGGGATCATGAAGGTCGCCTATCCGATCTTCGTCGATGGCACCGAAATCAGTCGTAGCGGCTCGCTCAGAGAGAACGACCGACGGACCGAGCTGGCCAAGATGATCGTCAAATCCGATTACACGGCCAAGGCGATCGTGAACCGAATGTGGGGGCACTTCTTCGGCTACGGGTTTACCAAGCCGGTGGACGACATGGTCTCGAACGAGCCGCCCTCCAATCCGGAATTGCTCGACCAGTTGGCCGCCGAATTCTCGAAGCATCGCTACGAAGACGATGGCTACGATCTAAAGCAATTGATCCGTTGGATCGTGCTCAGCGAGCCGTACGCGCTTTCCAGCCGCTTCAACCGCACGAATCGGGTGGACGATCCGATGCTCGGTGAAAAGCCGCAGTTCAGCCACTTCTACATCCGCCAGATGACGGCCGAGCAGCTTTACGAATCGATGCTCACCGCCACGGGTCTCGACGCGACCCAAAGCGAGAATGAGCGCGGCAAATCCAAACTGGATTGGCTCCAACAGTTCGTCATTACCTTCGGCACCGACGACGGCGGCCAGGCCAGCACATTCAACGGCTCGATTCCGCAGACGCTGATGATGTTCAACGGCAACATGATGCAAAAGGCGACGATGGGCGAGAAGGCGACGTTCCTCGATTTCGTGGTCAACAATCCCAAGCTGTCGCCAGAAGCAAAGGTCGATTACCTCTACCTGGCCGGATTATCGCGTCGCCCCAATATGGCCGAAAAGGCCGCGCTGAGATCCGATCTTGTTGACCTGAAGCGAGGGGAGGCGCTCGCCCCGTATCAAGACCTTTGGTGGGCGATCCTGAACAGCAATGAATTCATCCTCAACCATTAA
- a CDS encoding type II toxin-antitoxin system HicB family antitoxin, translated as MADDVKYEIILYWSKDDRAFIAEVPELPGCAADGATYREAVANVEVVIQEWIQTAKELGRTIPTPRGRLLYA; from the coding sequence ATGGCGGATGACGTCAAATACGAGATCATTTTGTATTGGAGCAAAGACGATAGGGCGTTCATCGCCGAAGTTCCCGAGCTACCCGGCTGCGCAGCGGACGGCGCAACCTACCGGGAAGCCGTGGCCAACGTCGAGGTGGTGATTCAGGAGTGGATTCAGACCGCAAAGGAACTCGGTCGCACGATACCAACACCACGGGGAAGACTGTTGTACGCCTGA
- a CDS encoding glutamine amidotransferase produces MFNFRLSFDSPGWLALLGLLPVLWWLSFRSLAALGNVRRVMAITVRSIVLLLVIAALAELQWKRISDRVTVMYLLDQSLSVPEQLKPVMVDYVRQEIVKHRDKPRGDRAGAIVFGGEPAIEHPPYDEDIPLTYNTETRIDREHTNIAAALRLAQATFPEDSSRRVVVLTDGNQNVGDGLEQARVLAESGIGIDVVPIRYEPRAEVVVEKVTIPPDIHKGQPFDLRVVLNNVIPPDAKDAAAVKGRLKITRKTRDSNQVLADDAVTLEPGKKVFTIRENIENPDFYTYEAGFFPDDVARDPVKQNKLATAFTNVRGQGQVLLIEDQDERGQFDFLVDRLRHENLQVTVQSSRETFSSLAELQPYDTVILADAPAEGFTEEQMKMLVRNTQQMGSGLVMIGGPNSFGAGGWTNTPVEEAMPVDFQIKNSKVVPVGALAMLMHASEMAQGNYWQKKIAQEAIKSLGSQDYCGVLHWEGTTQWLWSPMMAKVGPLRERMHARVDKMQPGDMPDFDGPMRSAVQAFGGVPDAAVKHMIIISDGDPGPPTNSTLAAFKNLQVTISTVAVGAHGGAGSTTLSSIASATGGKYYVIQPNQTAQLLPRIYQKEARSVSRPLVYEREPGFQPQVKFPHEMIQGLGTDFPALTGYVLTSLKESPLVEVALTNPVPIDDAKYNTLLAGWTYGLGKAVAFTSDAGRRWATAWTNWPGYDKLFSQIVRWSMRPAGDQGKFTLTTEAQDGKVRMVVTALDKDDDFLNFLNMSASAVGPDMKPVDAKISQVAPGRYVGEFDAKDAGSYMLMLSPGAGMAQILTGVNVPYSAEFLDREPNEEFLRTLASLAPRGGQPGVVIQEPKATESTTASAVVKRWLDFNTFRRDLPEATSSQAVWHLAALLAACLFLGDVFIRRVHVSFAWAIPLATAVARTILRRPAELAPSPVMARLRSRKAEVTQSLEQRRAAARFEPATDAPVEQAQIAETLSEPLDKPRTDKPAGAPIASDQPAEEDTYTGRLLKAKKKVWRERGQGPEAGGQ; encoded by the coding sequence ATGTTCAACTTCCGCCTCAGCTTCGATTCTCCCGGCTGGCTGGCCTTGCTCGGCTTGCTGCCCGTGCTGTGGTGGCTGAGCTTTCGCAGCTTGGCGGCATTGGGGAATGTGCGGCGGGTGATGGCGATTACCGTGCGGTCGATCGTGTTGCTGTTGGTGATCGCGGCGCTGGCCGAGTTGCAGTGGAAGCGGATCAGCGATCGAGTCACCGTGATGTATCTGCTCGATCAATCGCTGAGCGTGCCCGAGCAGCTCAAGCCGGTGATGGTCGATTACGTCCGGCAGGAGATCGTGAAGCATCGCGACAAGCCGCGCGGCGATCGGGCCGGGGCGATCGTCTTCGGCGGCGAGCCGGCCATCGAGCACCCGCCCTACGACGAGGATATTCCGCTCACTTACAACACGGAGACGCGGATCGATCGCGAGCACACCAATATCGCCGCGGCGCTACGGCTGGCGCAAGCGACGTTTCCCGAGGACTCGTCGCGCCGCGTGGTCGTGCTCACTGACGGGAACCAGAACGTCGGCGACGGCCTCGAGCAAGCCCGTGTGCTGGCCGAATCGGGCATCGGCATCGACGTGGTGCCGATTCGGTATGAGCCGCGGGCGGAAGTCGTCGTCGAGAAGGTTACGATCCCTCCCGACATCCATAAAGGCCAGCCGTTCGACCTGCGCGTGGTGCTGAACAACGTGATTCCGCCAGACGCGAAGGACGCCGCGGCGGTCAAAGGGCGGCTCAAGATCACGCGAAAAACTCGCGATAGCAATCAGGTGCTCGCCGACGACGCCGTGACGCTCGAGCCCGGCAAGAAAGTTTTCACGATCCGCGAGAACATCGAAAACCCCGACTTCTACACCTACGAGGCCGGGTTCTTCCCCGACGACGTCGCCCGCGATCCCGTGAAGCAAAACAAGCTCGCGACCGCCTTCACGAACGTTCGCGGCCAGGGCCAGGTGCTATTAATCGAAGACCAGGACGAGCGCGGACAATTCGATTTTCTCGTCGATCGGCTGCGGCACGAGAACCTGCAAGTGACCGTGCAATCCTCTCGTGAAACATTCTCCTCGCTCGCCGAATTGCAGCCCTACGACACGGTGATCCTGGCCGACGCGCCGGCCGAAGGCTTCACCGAAGAGCAGATGAAGATGCTGGTGCGCAACACGCAGCAGATGGGCTCGGGGCTAGTGATGATTGGCGGGCCGAACAGCTTCGGCGCCGGCGGCTGGACCAATACGCCCGTCGAAGAGGCGATGCCGGTCGATTTCCAGATCAAGAATTCGAAGGTGGTGCCCGTCGGGGCGCTAGCGATGTTGATGCACGCCTCGGAAATGGCCCAGGGGAATTATTGGCAGAAGAAGATCGCCCAGGAGGCGATCAAGTCGCTGGGGAGCCAGGATTATTGCGGAGTGTTGCATTGGGAGGGAACGACGCAATGGCTTTGGAGCCCGATGATGGCGAAGGTCGGCCCGCTCCGCGAGCGGATGCACGCCCGCGTGGATAAGATGCAGCCCGGCGACATGCCCGATTTCGACGGCCCGATGCGCTCGGCCGTGCAGGCGTTCGGCGGCGTGCCCGACGCCGCCGTGAAGCACATGATCATCATCAGCGACGGCGATCCGGGTCCGCCGACGAACAGCACGCTCGCCGCCTTCAAGAACTTACAAGTGACGATCTCGACCGTCGCGGTCGGAGCGCACGGCGGTGCCGGGAGCACTACGCTCAGCAGCATCGCTTCGGCCACCGGCGGAAAATATTACGTCATCCAACCGAACCAGACGGCCCAGCTTCTGCCGCGGATTTATCAGAAGGAAGCCCGCAGCGTCTCGCGGCCGTTGGTCTATGAGCGCGAGCCGGGCTTTCAGCCGCAGGTGAAATTCCCGCACGAGATGATCCAGGGATTGGGAACGGATTTCCCGGCCTTGACCGGCTACGTGCTGACGAGCTTGAAGGAAAGCCCGCTGGTAGAAGTGGCGCTTACGAATCCGGTACCCATCGACGACGCGAAGTATAACACGCTCTTGGCCGGCTGGACCTATGGGCTGGGCAAAGCGGTCGCGTTCACGAGCGACGCCGGCCGCCGCTGGGCCACCGCCTGGACCAACTGGCCGGGCTACGACAAGCTGTTCAGCCAGATCGTTCGTTGGTCGATGCGCCCGGCCGGCGATCAAGGGAAGTTCACGCTCACGACCGAGGCGCAAGACGGCAAAGTTCGGATGGTCGTCACCGCGCTCGATAAAGACGACGACTTTCTGAACTTCCTCAACATGTCGGCCAGCGCGGTCGGGCCGGACATGAAGCCGGTCGACGCGAAGATCAGTCAGGTCGCGCCGGGCCGATATGTCGGCGAATTCGACGCCAAGGATGCCGGCAGCTATATGCTGATGCTCTCGCCCGGCGCCGGAATGGCGCAGATCTTGACGGGGGTGAACGTGCCATACTCGGCCGAATTCCTCGACCGCGAGCCGAACGAGGAATTCTTGCGCACGCTGGCGAGCCTCGCCCCGCGCGGCGGGCAGCCGGGCGTCGTGATTCAGGAACCAAAAGCGACCGAGTCAACCACCGCCAGCGCTGTCGTGAAAAGGTGGCTCGATTTTAACACCTTCCGCCGCGACCTGCCTGAGGCGACCAGCTCGCAGGCGGTTTGGCATTTGGCGGCGCTCCTTGCGGCATGCCTGTTTTTGGGTGACGTGTTCATCCGCCGGGTCCACGTGAGCTTCGCTTGGGCGATTCCGCTGGCGACGGCGGTCGCGCGAACGATTCTTCGCCGGCCAGCGGAACTCGCGCCAAGCCCCGTCATGGCTCGCCTGCGGAGCCGGAAGGCGGAGGTGACGCAGTCGCTCGAGCAGCGCCGCGCGGCGGCCCGCTTCGAGCCGGCCACCGACGCCCCGGTCGAGCAGGCCCAAATCGCCGAAACTCTCTCCGAACCGCTCGACAAACCGAGAACCGACAAACCCGCCGGCGCCCCGATTGCTTCCGACCAGCCGGCCGAAGAAGATACGTACACCGGTCGGCTGCTGAAAGCGAAGAAGAAAGTGTGGAGAGAGAGGGGCCAGGGGCCAGAGGCCGGAGGCCAGTGA
- a CDS encoding type II toxin-antitoxin system HicA family toxin, translated as MSKITKTLDRVLRGNADANIRFSDLCALLHSMGFNERVRGDHHIFTRDGVAEILNLQPLSGKAKAYQVKQVRGVLTLYRLADQPESKRSIPEGQSDEEHGRTPEEEDDGG; from the coding sequence GTGAGCAAGATCACGAAGACGCTGGATAGGGTTCTTCGCGGCAATGCGGACGCCAACATCCGTTTCAGTGACTTGTGCGCGTTGCTGCACAGTATGGGGTTCAACGAACGTGTTCGCGGCGACCACCATATCTTCACACGCGATGGCGTGGCGGAAATTCTAAATCTACAGCCGCTCAGTGGAAAGGCAAAGGCATATCAAGTCAAGCAGGTGCGCGGCGTGCTCACCCTTTACCGACTCGCGGATCAACCTGAATCGAAACGGTCTATCCCTGAAGGACAATCCGACGAAGAACACGGCCGCACACCAGAGGAGGAAGATGATGGCGGATGA